A portion of the Luteitalea sp. genome contains these proteins:
- a CDS encoding KpsF/GutQ family sugar-phosphate isomerase: MAQTTSAASDLELAMRVLRTEANAILRLVDRLNAQFERAVQLILDCRGRVIVTGMGKSGIIGRKIAATLASTGTPAFYLHSAEAFHGDLGAIRADDVMVALSHSGETDEVVRLLETVRRLGARFIVMTGSPMSTLGQSADATLDCGVDEEACPMNLAPTASTTAALALGDALAMVVLVRRGFRAEDFANLHPGGQLAKRLMRVARLMHTGDQVPHVLPETSVRDVVYEISRKGLGMVCVQDDQQRLVGIITDGDLRRHMASAPDILERTAAAVMTRSPVTIRPAMLAVEALKLLEERKITALVVTDDHQRVQGVLHLHDLWRTEMF; the protein is encoded by the coding sequence ATGGCACAGACAACCAGCGCCGCCAGCGATCTCGAGCTCGCCATGCGCGTCCTCCGCACGGAGGCGAATGCGATTCTGCGTCTGGTCGACCGTCTCAACGCACAGTTCGAGCGTGCAGTACAGTTGATTCTCGACTGCCGCGGACGGGTCATCGTCACAGGCATGGGGAAGTCGGGAATCATCGGGCGCAAGATCGCGGCAACGCTCGCGAGCACCGGAACGCCGGCGTTTTATTTGCATTCCGCTGAGGCCTTCCACGGCGATCTGGGTGCCATTCGCGCCGACGATGTGATGGTGGCGTTGTCACACAGTGGCGAAACGGACGAGGTCGTTCGCCTCCTCGAGACCGTCCGCCGGCTCGGGGCCCGGTTCATCGTCATGACCGGATCACCGATGTCCACGCTTGGCCAGTCGGCTGACGCCACGCTCGACTGCGGCGTGGATGAAGAGGCATGCCCAATGAACTTGGCACCCACCGCCAGCACAACGGCTGCCTTGGCGCTCGGCGACGCGCTGGCAATGGTAGTGCTCGTTCGGCGGGGATTTCGCGCGGAAGACTTCGCCAATCTGCACCCAGGCGGTCAGTTGGCCAAGCGGCTCATGCGGGTAGCGCGCCTGATGCACACTGGTGATCAGGTGCCGCACGTGCTGCCGGAGACGTCCGTCCGCGATGTCGTTTACGAGATATCGCGCAAGGGCCTCGGCATGGTCTGCGTGCAGGACGACCAGCAGCGACTCGTCGGCATCATCACGGACGGCGATCTGCGACGGCACATGGCCAGTGCGCCGGACATCCTCGAGCGTACGGCGGCAGCCGTCATGACGCGATCGCCTGTCACCATCCGCCCGGCCATGCTCGCGGTGGAGGCGCTAAAGCTGTTGGAGGAGCGGAAGATCACCGCGCTCGTCGTGACCGATGATCACCAGCGGGTCCAAGGCGTTTTGCACTTGCACGACCTCTGGCGGACGGAGATGTTTTAA
- a CDS encoding succinate dehydrogenase/fumarate reductase iron-sulfur subunit: MTVRLRVWRQPGPTVPGHFAEYVAKDVSPHMSFLEMLDQVNEGLIRRGEDPIAFDSDCREGICGSCGFLVNGLPHGPDRATTVCQLHMRRFRDGATITIEPWRARAFPVVKDLVVDRGAFDRIIQAGGYVSVNVGAAADAQAIPVPKPIAEGAMDAAQCIGCGACVAACKNAAAALFVAAKITHLNLLPQGQPEQNRRVVAMVDHADTEGFGSCSNEGECEAVCPKEIKLSTIARMNRQYAWASLFGR; this comes from the coding sequence ATGACCGTAAGGCTGCGGGTCTGGCGTCAGCCGGGCCCAACCGTACCAGGCCACTTCGCCGAGTATGTGGCCAAGGATGTCTCACCGCACATGTCGTTCCTGGAGATGCTGGACCAGGTGAACGAGGGGCTGATTCGAAGGGGCGAGGACCCGATCGCCTTCGACTCGGACTGCCGCGAGGGTATCTGCGGCAGCTGTGGGTTCCTCGTGAATGGCCTGCCCCACGGTCCAGATCGCGCGACGACGGTGTGCCAGCTTCATATGCGTCGCTTCCGGGATGGGGCAACCATCACGATCGAGCCCTGGCGCGCCCGTGCGTTTCCGGTAGTCAAGGACTTAGTGGTCGATCGCGGGGCGTTCGACCGGATCATCCAGGCGGGCGGGTATGTCTCGGTGAACGTCGGCGCAGCAGCGGACGCGCAAGCGATTCCCGTGCCAAAGCCCATTGCAGAGGGCGCGATGGATGCGGCGCAATGCATCGGCTGCGGCGCATGTGTTGCCGCATGCAAGAACGCGGCAGCCGCGCTCTTCGTCGCCGCCAAGATCACCCATCTGAATCTGCTACCACAAGGCCAACCCGAGCAGAACCGGCGCGTGGTGGCGATGGTCGACCACGCCGATACGGAAGGCTTTGGCAGCTGCTCGAACGAAGGAGAGTGCGAGGCGGTCTGCCCCAAAGAGATCAAGCTTTCGACGATCGCGCGGATGAACCGCCAGTACGCCTGGGCGAGCCTGTTCGGGCGCTAG
- the mdh gene encoding malate dehydrogenase — translation MNRKVTVVGGAGNVGASVARALATKALADVVILDIAAEKAKGIALDVLQACPIDASDVRLVGGGVDDYALSAGSEVVVITSGVPRKPGMSRDDLLQVNYKIMQAVTAEVVKHSPDCIIVPVANPLDAMCQAVYRLSGFSRERVIGMAGVLDSARMRTFIAMELNVSVENVQAFVLGGHGDTMVPLPRYSTVAGVPITELLPPDRVEAICKRTADGGAEITKLVGTSAWYAPGAAAAEMVECILKDKKKIHPCSVFLQGEYGISDVFVGVPVKLGARGVEQIVQITLTDEEQAALQKSAGAVRELVAVIGV, via the coding sequence ATGAACCGCAAAGTGACAGTCGTAGGCGGCGCCGGCAACGTCGGTGCATCGGTCGCGCGCGCCCTAGCCACCAAGGCCCTCGCAGACGTCGTCATCCTCGACATCGCGGCGGAGAAGGCCAAGGGCATCGCGCTCGATGTGCTGCAGGCCTGCCCGATCGACGCCTCCGACGTGCGGCTGGTCGGCGGGGGCGTGGACGACTACGCCTTGAGCGCCGGCTCCGAGGTCGTGGTCATTACATCGGGCGTGCCGCGGAAGCCCGGCATGAGCCGTGACGATCTGCTGCAGGTCAACTACAAGATCATGCAGGCCGTCACGGCGGAGGTGGTCAAGCACTCGCCAGACTGCATCATCGTCCCGGTGGCGAACCCGCTGGACGCCATGTGCCAAGCCGTCTACCGGCTGAGCGGCTTCTCGCGCGAACGGGTCATCGGAATGGCTGGCGTGCTCGACTCCGCTCGCATGCGTACCTTCATTGCCATGGAGCTGAACGTCTCGGTGGAGAACGTACAAGCCTTCGTGCTGGGCGGCCATGGCGACACGATGGTGCCACTGCCACGATACTCGACTGTGGCGGGCGTGCCGATCACGGAGCTGTTGCCGCCGGATCGCGTCGAGGCCATCTGCAAGCGGACGGCGGACGGCGGCGCAGAGATCACGAAGCTCGTGGGCACGAGCGCCTGGTATGCACCAGGGGCGGCAGCCGCCGAGATGGTCGAGTGCATCCTCAAGGACAAGAAGAAGATCCATCCCTGCTCGGTGTTCCTACAGGGCGAGTACGGTATCAGCGACGTCTTCGTGGGTGTGCCCGTCAAGTTGGGCGCCCGAGGCGTCGAGCAGATCGTTCAGATCACGCTCACCGACGAAGAGCAGGCGGCACTCCAGAAATCGGCAGGCGCTGTCCGGGAGCTCGTTGCAGTGATTGGCGTGTAG
- the kdsA gene encoding 3-deoxy-8-phosphooctulonate synthase, with the protein MTAVKAVEIGSLRLGAGAPLMLIAGPCVIESAEHALTIARTVASTARAHGIPYIFKASFDKANRTSLGSFRGPGLEEGLRVLARIKAEVGLPVLTDIHEPWQAPRVAEVADVLQIPAFLCRQTDLLVAAAETGAVVNIKKGQFLAPLDMQHPVAKVTQHGNPRVFVTERGTTFGYHNLVVDMRAFPLLRSLGVPVVFDVTHSLQLPGAGGGASGGEAAFIEPLACAGVGAGVDGLFVEVHEEPSRAPSDGQNALPLERLDALLARLVRVRQAVEGG; encoded by the coding sequence ATGACCGCGGTGAAGGCGGTGGAGATTGGCTCGCTGCGATTGGGAGCAGGCGCTCCGCTCATGCTCATTGCGGGGCCGTGCGTCATCGAGAGTGCGGAGCACGCGCTGACGATCGCCCGCACCGTGGCCTCCACTGCTCGAGCTCACGGCATCCCCTATATATTCAAAGCATCGTTCGATAAGGCAAATCGCACGTCACTCGGATCGTTCCGGGGTCCTGGCCTGGAAGAAGGGCTGCGCGTGCTCGCGCGGATCAAGGCGGAGGTTGGCCTGCCCGTGCTCACCGACATCCACGAGCCGTGGCAGGCGCCGCGTGTGGCCGAGGTCGCCGACGTGCTGCAGATTCCCGCCTTTCTTTGTCGGCAGACGGACCTGTTGGTAGCAGCCGCCGAGACAGGGGCCGTCGTGAATATCAAGAAGGGGCAGTTCCTCGCTCCGCTCGATATGCAGCATCCCGTGGCCAAGGTGACTCAGCACGGTAACCCGCGTGTATTCGTCACCGAGCGCGGCACGACGTTCGGCTACCACAACTTGGTCGTCGACATGCGAGCGTTTCCGCTGCTGCGCTCGCTTGGAGTACCAGTGGTCTTCGATGTGACGCACAGCCTGCAGCTGCCTGGCGCAGGCGGCGGCGCCTCGGGCGGTGAGGCGGCGTTCATCGAACCGCTCGCCTGCGCTGGCGTCGGTGCAGGAGTCGACGGCCTCTTCGTCGAGGTCCACGAAGAGCCATCTCGCGCGCCAAGCGACGGGCAGAACGCCCTTCCTCTCGAACGGCTGGACGCGCTCCTGGCACGGCTGGTGCGCGTGCGGCAGGCCGTCGAGGGAGGATAG
- a CDS encoding phosphoglycerate dehydrogenase — protein sequence MKIIVADNLPASAVDLLRAVDGWTVDTLAGRARSELLTAMATADALLVRSATKVDRELLEAAPALRIVARAGTGVDNVDLDVASTRGIMVTNAPGVNSVSVAEHVFALMLSLARRVPVADGSMKQHRWEKKALLGAELRGKTLGIVGLGRIGQEVAHRARVFGMSVVAYDPFIPTHVAADMGVRILALDELCSQADFITLHVPVTEETRRLFSREQLVRCKAGACLINTARGELIDEAALLELLESGHLGGAGLDVYEKEPPGDWQLVSHSRVVATPHIAASTSEAQELVGLDVAEGVRDYLLHGVVRNAVNFPSVPAEEFAKLQPWMSLAERLGICAAQLATGPIQKVGIRYYGQLAEGPRELITGSVLVGVFRHILSAGTVTLVNARALAADRGVEVLDTRSTRARDFTSLVSVKLHTSDGEQWLEGTIFEHGGPRIVLLNGVGVEAPIEGTLIVIENQDRPGVIGEVGTCLGRHAINIATFALGRTGAGAVGIVKVDERDAAGVDDAVLTEIRAIAAVRRATVVRLG from the coding sequence ATGAAAATTATCGTTGCGGATAATCTTCCTGCTTCTGCCGTCGACCTCCTGCGCGCGGTCGACGGCTGGACGGTCGACACGCTCGCAGGCCGCGCCCGATCAGAACTGCTCACTGCCATGGCGACTGCCGATGCGCTCCTGGTGCGCAGCGCCACCAAGGTGGATCGCGAATTGCTAGAGGCCGCGCCAGCGCTGCGCATCGTTGCGCGTGCGGGCACCGGCGTCGACAACGTCGATCTCGATGTCGCGAGCACGCGCGGCATCATGGTGACCAACGCACCAGGCGTCAACAGCGTCAGCGTCGCCGAGCACGTCTTCGCGCTCATGTTGTCGCTCGCCCGGCGCGTGCCGGTGGCCGATGGGTCGATGAAGCAGCACCGGTGGGAAAAGAAAGCGCTGCTTGGTGCGGAGCTCCGCGGCAAGACCCTCGGCATCGTCGGCTTGGGACGGATCGGTCAAGAAGTTGCCCACCGTGCCCGCGTCTTTGGCATGAGCGTCGTGGCATACGATCCGTTCATTCCGACTCACGTCGCGGCCGATATGGGCGTTCGCATACTGGCACTCGACGAGCTCTGCTCGCAGGCCGACTTCATCACGTTGCACGTGCCGGTCACCGAGGAGACGCGCCGGCTGTTCAGTCGCGAACAGCTCGTGCGGTGCAAGGCCGGGGCCTGCTTGATCAATACGGCACGCGGTGAGCTGATCGACGAAGCGGCGCTGCTCGAGCTGCTCGAGAGCGGCCACCTTGGCGGCGCCGGTCTCGATGTGTATGAAAAGGAACCGCCAGGCGATTGGCAGCTCGTCTCTCACTCACGGGTGGTCGCGACGCCTCACATTGCTGCGTCCACCTCGGAGGCGCAGGAGCTCGTCGGCCTCGACGTGGCGGAAGGCGTGCGCGATTACTTGTTGCACGGCGTCGTACGCAACGCCGTGAACTTCCCCTCCGTGCCAGCCGAAGAATTCGCGAAGCTGCAGCCCTGGATGTCCCTCGCCGAGCGCCTGGGCATCTGCGCCGCGCAGTTGGCCACCGGCCCCATCCAAAAGGTTGGCATCCGATATTACGGTCAATTGGCCGAAGGACCACGCGAGCTCATCACCGGTTCGGTGCTCGTTGGCGTCTTCCGGCACATCTTGAGCGCGGGCACCGTGACTCTCGTCAACGCGCGCGCGCTCGCGGCCGACCGTGGCGTCGAGGTGCTCGACACGCGCAGTACACGCGCCCGGGACTTTACGAGCCTCGTGTCGGTGAAGCTTCACACGAGCGATGGGGAGCAGTGGCTCGAGGGCACGATCTTCGAGCACGGCGGCCCGCGCATCGTGCTCCTCAACGGGGTCGGTGTCGAAGCCCCGATCGAGGGCACGCTCATCGTGATTGAGAATCAGGACCGGCCGGGCGTCATAGGCGAGGTTGGCACCTGCCTCGGTCGCCATGCCATCAACATCGCGACGTTCGCCCTCGGCCGCACAGGCGCCGGCGCCGTTGGCATCGTCAAGGTCGACGAGCGCGACGCCGCTGGCGTCGATGACGCAGTCCTGACCGAGATACGCGCGATTGCTGCAGTGCGGAGAGCGACGGTGGTGCGGTTAGGGTGA
- the icd gene encoding isocitrate dehydrogenase (NADP(+)) has protein sequence MHPQLTQLTPPTDGEPITWKNGQLVVPDHPIIPYIKGDGTGPDIWHAAVRVFDAAVANAYGGTRAVVWFEVPAGETAKAQYQEWLPSDTIEAVRYFKVAIKGPLTTPVGGGIRSLNVTLRQVLDLFACVRPVRYFKGTPTPVTRPELMDVVIFRENTEDVYAGIEWAKGTPQAQRLIEFLEREMGKRVRPDSGIGIKPISETGSKRLVRKAIQYAIHNQRKTVTLVHKGNIMKFTEGAFRDWGYEVAKAEFRDAIVTEDEVTAGASREGKILINDRIADSVFQQVLTRTADYDVFATPNLNGDYLSDACAAQVGGLGMAPGANMSDDIAFFEATHGTAPKYAGKDVINPSSVLLSGEMMLKHLGWSEAAQLITSALERTIQQKRVTYDLARQMEGATELKTSQFADAIIENMS, from the coding sequence ATGCATCCTCAGCTCACACAACTGACACCACCGACGGACGGCGAGCCCATCACCTGGAAGAACGGTCAGCTCGTCGTGCCGGATCATCCAATCATTCCGTACATCAAAGGAGACGGCACCGGGCCGGACATCTGGCACGCCGCTGTGCGTGTCTTCGACGCGGCCGTGGCAAACGCCTACGGCGGCACGCGCGCCGTCGTGTGGTTCGAAGTGCCGGCAGGCGAGACCGCCAAGGCGCAGTATCAAGAGTGGTTGCCCTCCGACACGATCGAGGCCGTCCGCTACTTCAAGGTGGCGATCAAGGGACCGCTGACCACGCCGGTGGGCGGTGGCATCCGCAGTCTCAACGTCACCCTGCGACAGGTGCTCGACTTGTTCGCGTGCGTGCGGCCGGTGCGGTACTTCAAAGGGACGCCCACGCCCGTGACGCGGCCGGAGCTGATGGACGTCGTGATCTTTCGCGAGAACACCGAGGACGTCTACGCCGGCATCGAATGGGCAAAAGGCACGCCGCAAGCACAGCGCCTGATTGAATTCCTCGAGCGTGAGATGGGCAAGCGTGTGCGGCCCGACTCGGGGATTGGCATCAAACCGATCTCGGAGACCGGCAGCAAGCGACTCGTACGAAAAGCGATCCAGTACGCCATTCACAATCAGCGGAAGACGGTGACCTTGGTGCACAAGGGAAACATCATGAAGTTCACCGAGGGCGCGTTCCGCGACTGGGGCTATGAGGTCGCCAAGGCGGAGTTCCGCGACGCCATCGTGACCGAGGACGAGGTTACCGCTGGAGCGAGCCGAGAAGGCAAGATCCTCATAAACGATCGGATTGCTGACAGCGTATTCCAGCAGGTCCTCACACGCACGGCTGACTACGACGTGTTCGCCACGCCGAATCTCAACGGTGATTACCTGTCGGACGCGTGTGCCGCTCAGGTAGGCGGTCTCGGGATGGCGCCCGGGGCCAACATGAGCGACGACATCGCGTTCTTCGAGGCGACGCATGGTACCGCACCGAAGTATGCGGGGAAGGACGTCATCAACCCGAGCAGTGTGCTGCTCTCGGGTGAGATGATGCTGAAGCACCTGGGCTGGAGCGAGGCGGCGCAACTCATCACCAGCGCGCTCGAGCGAACGATCCAGCAGAAGCGGGTCACCTACGATCTGGCGCGTCAGATGGAAGGCGCGACCGAGCTCAAGACGTCGCAGTTCGCCGACGCCATCATCGAGAACATGTCATGA
- a CDS encoding CTP synthase yields MTTPRSPEARPVKYIFVTGGVVSSLGKGLAAASIGCLLEGHGYRVTLQKFDPYINVDPGTMSPYQHGEVYVTDDGTETDLDLGHYERFTGTVTTRNHNWTTGKVYLSVIQKERRGDYLGATVQVIPHITNAIKDCIKAVAEGVDFVLVEIGGTVGDIESLPFLEAIRQFRQDVGRENALYIHLTLVPHVSTAGELKTKPTQHSVRDLRSIGIQPDILLCRTDRFLPPEIKRKIALFCDVDEEAVITAKDVSSVYEVPLVLAAEGLDRIVLKRLGLRETERRMAEWEDLVDRVRHPTDEMTIHVVGKYIGLEDSYKSLNEALAHGGFRSRLNVNIRWIEAEALEAPGGERLLDEAHGILVPGGFGARGTRGMMRAAEIARTRQIPYFGICYGFQWGTVEFARAVCGLTDADSTECAPDTATPVIYKLRDLLGVDDLGGTMRLGSYACQLKPGSLAQRLYGADVIHERHRHRYEFNCLYEQALTTHGLQIVGRSLDGKFVEIIELPGHPWFVAVQFHPEFKSKPRRPHPLFAGFIEAAYRHKQEALGNQSAALRAVKVRGSRLEVRG; encoded by the coding sequence ATGACCACTCCCCGGAGCCCTGAAGCCCGCCCTGTCAAGTACATCTTCGTTACCGGCGGCGTCGTTTCCTCACTCGGCAAAGGCTTGGCGGCCGCGTCTATAGGGTGTCTGCTCGAAGGCCACGGCTATCGGGTCACGCTCCAGAAGTTCGACCCCTATATCAATGTTGACCCTGGCACGATGAGCCCCTATCAGCACGGTGAGGTCTACGTCACCGACGATGGCACCGAAACGGACCTGGACCTGGGGCACTACGAACGGTTCACGGGCACGGTGACGACACGCAACCACAACTGGACGACCGGGAAGGTATATTTGTCGGTCATTCAGAAGGAGCGGCGGGGTGATTACCTGGGAGCCACGGTCCAGGTCATTCCTCACATCACCAACGCCATCAAGGACTGCATCAAAGCGGTCGCCGAGGGCGTCGACTTCGTCCTCGTCGAGATTGGCGGCACGGTTGGTGACATCGAGAGCTTGCCCTTCCTCGAAGCAATCCGCCAGTTCCGGCAGGACGTTGGGCGGGAGAACGCCCTCTACATCCACCTCACTCTGGTTCCGCACGTCTCCACCGCCGGCGAGCTGAAGACGAAGCCCACACAACACAGTGTCCGTGATCTCCGGTCGATTGGTATTCAGCCGGACATCCTTCTCTGCCGGACCGATCGGTTCCTGCCGCCAGAAATCAAACGCAAGATTGCCTTGTTCTGCGACGTGGACGAGGAGGCCGTCATCACCGCCAAGGATGTCTCGAGCGTGTACGAGGTCCCGCTGGTGCTCGCGGCCGAGGGGCTGGATCGCATCGTGCTCAAGCGGCTCGGGCTGCGCGAGACCGAGCGACGCATGGCCGAATGGGAGGATCTCGTCGACCGGGTCCGGCATCCGACCGATGAGATGACGATCCACGTTGTCGGCAAGTACATCGGGCTCGAGGATTCGTACAAGAGCCTGAACGAAGCGCTTGCACATGGCGGGTTCCGCAGTCGGCTCAATGTCAATATCCGCTGGATTGAGGCGGAGGCGCTGGAGGCGCCGGGCGGTGAGCGTCTGTTGGACGAGGCGCACGGTATCTTGGTGCCGGGTGGCTTCGGTGCACGTGGCACCCGTGGCATGATGCGGGCAGCCGAGATCGCGCGGACCCGTCAGATTCCGTACTTTGGCATCTGTTACGGCTTTCAATGGGGTACGGTGGAGTTCGCCCGGGCTGTGTGCGGCCTCACGGACGCTGATTCAACCGAGTGCGCTCCGGACACGGCCACGCCGGTCATCTACAAGCTGCGGGACCTGCTCGGCGTCGACGACCTCGGTGGAACCATGCGACTCGGCTCATACGCGTGCCAGCTCAAGCCGGGTTCGCTCGCACAGCGACTCTACGGCGCCGACGTGATTCACGAACGGCATCGGCACCGCTACGAGTTCAATTGTCTGTACGAGCAGGCGCTGACAACGCACGGCCTCCAGATCGTTGGGCGCTCGCTCGACGGCAAGTTCGTCGAGATCATCGAGCTCCCCGGCCATCCATGGTTCGTCGCTGTTCAGTTCCATCCAGAGTTCAAGTCGAAGCCCCGTCGGCCACACCCACTCTTTGCCGGCTTCATCGAAGCGGCGTACCGGCACAAGCAAGAGGCGCTCGGCAACCAGAGCGCGGCTCTGCGAGCCGTCAAGGTTCGAGGGTCGAGGTTGGAGGTTCGAGGTTGA
- the kdsB gene encoding 3-deoxy-manno-octulosonate cytidylyltransferase, which produces MHRSWPAESTRPTVAVVVPARYHSTRLPGKPLADIHGKPMIVHVYERACTATSVDRVIVATDDARVVSALTAVGGEATLTSAAHQTGTDRVAEVARSLRCDLIVNVQGDEPLVTGAMIDAAVAACATDPNLPMSTLRCRFADSEDPSNPHVVKVVVDRRGHALYFSRAPIPFRRRTDDDFVGWFKHIGLYVYQREVLLRLASLPPTPLEQAESLEQLRALEHGYAIGTVETPWDSTGVDTVEDLERARQQLAGAFGERALP; this is translated from the coding sequence GTGCACCGTTCGTGGCCCGCTGAAAGCACCCGCCCCACGGTCGCGGTCGTCGTTCCTGCTCGATATCACTCGACGCGTCTCCCTGGAAAGCCACTCGCCGACATTCATGGGAAGCCCATGATTGTGCACGTGTACGAGCGTGCGTGCACGGCAACCTCCGTTGATCGGGTAATTGTAGCGACCGATGACGCCCGGGTCGTGAGCGCGCTCACGGCAGTGGGCGGTGAAGCGACGCTGACCTCTGCGGCACATCAGACCGGTACAGATCGCGTGGCAGAAGTCGCCCGTTCGCTCCGATGCGATCTCATCGTCAACGTCCAGGGTGATGAGCCGCTCGTCACTGGTGCGATGATCGACGCGGCGGTGGCAGCCTGTGCGACAGATCCTAACCTCCCGATGTCGACACTCCGGTGTCGGTTCGCCGACAGCGAAGACCCGAGCAATCCCCATGTCGTGAAGGTTGTCGTCGACCGGCGCGGTCACGCCCTCTACTTCTCGCGTGCGCCCATCCCGTTCCGGCGGCGAACCGATGACGATTTCGTAGGATGGTTCAAGCACATTGGCTTGTACGTCTACCAGCGTGAGGTCCTACTGAGACTTGCGTCGCTCCCACCCACGCCGCTCGAGCAAGCAGAGTCGCTCGAGCAGTTGCGGGCGCTGGAGCACGGGTATGCAATCGGTACCGTGGAGACCCCTTGGGACTCCACGGGTGTGGACACCGTGGAGGATCTGGAACGAGCTCGACAACAACTGGCAGGCGCGTTCGGCGAACGCGCCCTACCATAG
- the sdhA gene encoding succinate dehydrogenase (quinone) flavoprotein subunit, which produces MKLESKIPGGPLADKWDRHKFESKLVAPANRRKFTVIVVGTGLAGASASASLGELGYRVLTFCIHDSPRRAHSIAAQGGINAAKNYRNDGDSIYRLFYDTVKGGDYRSREANVYRLAQVSVDIIDQCVAQGVPFAREYGGLLDNRSFGGAQVSRTFYARGQTGQQLLLGAYQSMMRQVEAGTVTLFPSREMLDLVILTGKARGIVVRNLATGHLESYAADAVLLCTGGYGTAFYLSTNAVNSNVTAAWRCHKRGAFFANPCFTQIHPTCIPVSGDHQSKLTLMSESLRNDGRVWVPSNPSDTRSPEQIPDDERDYYLERRYPSFGNLVPRDVASRAAKGVCDEGRGVGETGLAVYLDFTDAIKRLGASVIRQRYGNLFDMYQKITDENPYRVPMRIYPAVHYTMGGLWVDYNLMSTIPGLHVLGEANFSDHGANRLGASALMQGLGDGYFIAPYTLPNYIAGVSLEPVTTDHEAFKEAEHAVQERIDRLLTIRGSKTPRDFHRELGRTLWDNVGMTRTAESLARALAVIPRLREQFWQDVCVPGEPNNMNKSLEYAGRVADYLEFAEVMALDALERAESCGGHFREEFQTSDGEALRDDEGFAHVAAWEFAGIGQRPVRHVEPLVFEFVKPTQRSYK; this is translated from the coding sequence ATGAAGCTGGAGTCGAAGATCCCGGGGGGGCCGCTCGCCGACAAATGGGACCGGCACAAGTTCGAGTCGAAGCTCGTGGCTCCGGCAAACCGCCGCAAGTTCACGGTGATTGTCGTCGGCACGGGCCTGGCGGGCGCGTCGGCGTCAGCCTCACTGGGCGAGCTCGGCTATCGGGTCCTGACGTTCTGCATTCACGATAGCCCGCGACGAGCGCACAGCATCGCCGCGCAGGGCGGCATCAACGCTGCCAAGAACTATCGCAACGACGGTGACAGCATCTATCGGCTGTTCTACGACACGGTCAAGGGGGGCGACTACCGCTCGCGCGAGGCAAACGTCTATCGGCTCGCGCAGGTGAGCGTCGACATCATCGACCAGTGTGTCGCACAGGGAGTGCCGTTCGCGCGTGAGTACGGCGGTCTCCTGGACAACCGATCGTTTGGAGGCGCCCAGGTCTCCCGCACGTTCTACGCCCGCGGACAGACCGGGCAACAATTGTTGCTCGGCGCCTATCAGTCGATGATGCGGCAGGTCGAGGCGGGCACCGTCACGTTGTTCCCCAGCCGCGAGATGCTCGACCTGGTCATCCTCACGGGCAAGGCCCGCGGCATCGTCGTGCGGAATCTTGCCACAGGCCATCTGGAGTCGTACGCCGCCGACGCCGTTCTCCTCTGCACCGGCGGCTATGGAACGGCGTTCTACCTGTCGACCAACGCAGTCAACTCGAACGTCACGGCAGCCTGGCGCTGCCACAAGCGCGGCGCATTCTTCGCCAACCCGTGCTTCACACAGATTCACCCCACGTGCATTCCGGTGTCGGGCGACCATCAGAGCAAGCTGACGCTCATGAGCGAGAGCTTGCGCAACGATGGACGGGTGTGGGTGCCGAGCAACCCCAGTGACACGCGCTCGCCCGAGCAGATCCCGGACGACGAGCGAGACTACTACCTCGAACGGCGCTACCCCAGCTTCGGCAATCTCGTCCCGCGCGATGTGGCGTCGCGCGCGGCCAAGGGAGTGTGCGATGAAGGGCGAGGGGTCGGGGAAACCGGTCTCGCCGTCTACCTCGACTTCACGGATGCCATCAAGCGCCTCGGAGCAAGCGTGATTCGGCAACGGTACGGGAACCTCTTCGACATGTATCAGAAGATCACCGACGAGAACCCGTACCGCGTGCCCATGCGAATCTATCCCGCTGTGCACTACACGATGGGCGGCCTCTGGGTGGACTACAACTTGATGAGCACGATTCCAGGACTGCACGTGCTCGGCGAGGCCAACTTCTCCGACCACGGCGCCAACCGGCTCGGGGCGAGCGCGCTCATGCAAGGGCTGGGTGACGGCTACTTCATCGCTCCCTACACGCTGCCGAACTACATTGCGGGCGTCTCGCTCGAGCCGGTGACGACTGATCACGAGGCGTTCAAGGAGGCCGAGCACGCGGTCCAGGAGCGTATCGATCGATTGCTCACCATCCGCGGCTCGAAGACGCCACGTGACTTTCACCGCGAGCTCGGCCGCACGCTGTGGGACAACGTCGGCATGACGCGGACCGCCGAGAGCCTGGCGCGGGCGCTCGCGGTCATACCTCGGCTCCGCGAGCAGTTCTGGCAGGACGTCTGTGTGCCAGGCGAGCCGAACAACATGAACAAGAGCCTCGAGTACGCAGGACGCGTGGCCGACTATCTGGAGTTCGCAGAAGTGATGGCGCTCGACGCGCTCGAACGTGCCGAGTCGTGCGGCGGGCACTTCCGCGAAGAGTTTCAGACCTCCGATGGCGAGGCGCTACGCGACGATGAGGGTTTCGCGCACGTCGCTGCGTGGGAGTTCGCGGGAATCGGTCAGAGGCCCGTTCGGCACGTCGAGCCGCTCGTTTTCGAGTTCGTCAAGCCAACGCAGCGGAGTTACAAGTAG